A part of Quatrionicoccus australiensis genomic DNA contains:
- the xdhB gene encoding xanthine dehydrogenase molybdopterin binding subunit has protein sequence MSARPANSQLSGPLVGRAIPHESAHLHVSGKAAYIDDLPELAGTLHAAAGLSTCARGRIKSLDLSAVRTYPGVRCVITAADIPGENNCGPILHDDPIIAGEEIQFYGQVIFAVAAETRDAARQAVRLAKVEYDVETPILDMDAAIAAESWVLPPFAMQRGPVDAAFAAAPHHLSGTARVGGQEHFYLEGQISYVQPKEDHTLHLICSTQHPTEMQQLVSHALGWRSHQISVEIRRMGGGFGGKESQSAQWACLAAILAVNTGKPVKMRLDRDDDMIATGKRHGFQYAWESAFDDSGRLLGLKLEMASNCGYSADLSGPVNDRTICHIDNAYYLDAVTLKSLRCKTNTVSNTAFRGFGGPQGMFVIETVLDDIARHLGRDPLAVRQTNFYDVEPGARSTTPYGMTVEDNVAPALVAELAASCDYAARRAAIAEFNAGSPVIKRGLALTPIKFGISFNATHYNQAGALVHVYTDGTVLVSHGGTEMGQGLYTKIKQIVAQEFGLPLEDVRLSSTDTSRVANTSATAASSGADLNGKASQNACLNIKARLAAFVVDLCNGKVTTEDVQFVDGRVKAGDAYDASFHELVMTAYRARIQLWDAGFYKTPKIHFDPVTKLGRPFFYFAYGASCSEVAIDTLTGESRVLRVDVLHDVGRSINPALDIGQIEGGFIQGMGWLTSEELWWKTGGAQAGRLMSHAPSTYKIPTASDLPEVFNVRLFDNANVEDSIHRSKAVGEPPFMLALSVFQALRDAVGATLPAGSQVRLSAPATPEAILAALAPASGRLPEKA, from the coding sequence ATGAGCGCCCGTCCCGCAAATTCCCAGCTCTCCGGCCCGCTCGTCGGCCGCGCCATTCCGCACGAAAGCGCGCATCTGCACGTCAGCGGCAAGGCCGCCTACATCGACGACCTGCCCGAACTGGCCGGCACGCTGCATGCCGCGGCCGGCTTGTCGACCTGCGCGCGCGGTCGCATCAAGAGCCTTGATCTGTCTGCCGTGCGCACCTATCCCGGCGTGCGCTGCGTGATCACCGCCGCCGACATTCCCGGCGAGAACAATTGCGGGCCCATCCTGCACGACGATCCGATCATCGCCGGCGAGGAAATCCAGTTCTACGGCCAGGTGATTTTTGCCGTCGCCGCCGAGACGCGCGACGCCGCGCGGCAGGCGGTACGTCTGGCGAAAGTCGAGTACGACGTCGAAACGCCCATCCTCGACATGGACGCGGCGATTGCTGCCGAGTCCTGGGTGCTGCCGCCCTTCGCGATGCAGCGCGGGCCGGTCGATGCGGCGTTTGCCGCAGCGCCACACCACCTGAGCGGCACGGCCCGCGTCGGCGGCCAGGAACATTTCTACCTCGAAGGCCAGATTTCCTATGTCCAGCCCAAGGAAGACCACACGCTGCACCTGATCTGCTCGACACAGCACCCGACCGAGATGCAGCAACTGGTTTCGCATGCGCTGGGCTGGCGTTCGCACCAGATCAGCGTCGAAATCCGGCGCATGGGCGGCGGCTTCGGCGGCAAGGAATCGCAATCGGCGCAATGGGCCTGCCTGGCGGCGATCCTGGCGGTCAACACCGGAAAACCGGTCAAAATGCGCCTCGACCGCGACGACGACATGATCGCCACCGGCAAGCGCCACGGCTTCCAGTACGCCTGGGAATCGGCCTTCGACGACAGCGGCCGCCTGCTCGGCCTGAAGCTGGAGATGGCCTCGAACTGCGGCTACTCGGCCGACCTCTCCGGCCCGGTCAACGACCGCACCATCTGCCATATCGACAACGCCTACTACCTCGACGCGGTGACGCTGAAGAGCCTGCGCTGCAAGACCAATACCGTGTCGAACACCGCTTTCCGCGGCTTCGGCGGGCCGCAGGGCATGTTCGTCATCGAGACCGTGCTCGACGACATCGCGCGCCATCTCGGGCGTGATCCGCTGGCCGTTCGCCAGACCAATTTCTACGACGTCGAACCCGGCGCGCGCAGCACGACGCCCTACGGCATGACCGTCGAAGACAACGTCGCCCCGGCCCTGGTCGCCGAACTCGCCGCCAGTTGCGATTACGCCGCGCGGCGTGCGGCGATTGCCGAATTCAACGCCGGCAGCCCGGTCATCAAGCGCGGGCTGGCGCTGACCCCGATCAAGTTCGGCATCTCCTTCAACGCCACGCATTACAACCAGGCCGGCGCGCTGGTCCATGTCTATACCGACGGCACGGTGCTCGTCTCGCACGGCGGCACCGAGATGGGCCAGGGCCTGTACACCAAGATCAAGCAGATCGTCGCCCAGGAATTCGGCCTGCCGCTGGAAGATGTGCGCCTCTCCTCGACCGACACCAGCCGCGTCGCCAATACCTCGGCAACCGCCGCGTCGAGCGGCGCCGACCTCAACGGCAAGGCCTCGCAGAATGCCTGTCTGAACATCAAGGCGCGCCTCGCCGCCTTTGTCGTCGATCTGTGCAACGGCAAGGTTACGACCGAAGACGTGCAATTCGTCGACGGCCGCGTCAAGGCCGGTGACGCCTACGACGCCAGCTTCCACGAACTGGTCATGACCGCCTACCGGGCGCGTATCCAGCTCTGGGACGCCGGTTTCTACAAGACGCCGAAAATCCATTTCGATCCGGTCACCAAGCTCGGCCGGCCCTTCTTCTACTTTGCCTACGGCGCCTCGTGCAGCGAGGTCGCCATCGACACGCTGACCGGCGAAAGCCGCGTGCTGCGCGTCGATGTGCTGCATGACGTCGGCCGCTCGATCAATCCGGCGCTCGACATCGGCCAGATCGAAGGCGGCTTCATCCAGGGCATGGGCTGGCTGACCAGCGAGGAATTGTGGTGGAAAACCGGGGGCGCCCAGGCCGGCCGGCTGATGAGCCACGCACCCTCGACCTACAAGATTCCGACCGCCAGCGATTTGCCGGAAGTCTTCAACGTCCGCCTCTTTGACAACGCCAATGTCGAGGACAGCATCCACCGCTCCAAGGCGGTCGGCGAACCGCCCTTCATGCTCGCGCTGTCGGTTTTCCAGGCCCTGCGCGATGCGGTCGGCGCGACGCTGCCGGCGGGCAGCCAGGTCAGACTCAGCGCGCCGGCGACGCCGGAAGCGATTCTCGCCGCCCTCGCCCCGGCCAGCGGTCGACTGCCGGAAAAAGCATGA
- the xdhC gene encoding xanthine dehydrogenase accessory protein XdhC, with the protein MAADWLAALCTQLAAGQDIVLVTVAGTQGSAPREAGATMLVGADSTMLTIGGGHLEWQAIAQARRRLTAENSRPQVQRYNLGARLGQCCGGVVWLLFENIAASSLAEWQARRDAVEGGASLQRRLDHRAAASSWTPDGEHAVTKLVGGPEEWQFSQKIAVDRFPVWIFGAGHVAQALVRQLQPLGCAISWIDSRDEAFADLATDGIDTRLTDTPESEVAQAPAGTFFIIMTHSHTLDFALCEAVYRRRDFAYFGLIGSQSKRASFEHRLLDRGLARERLEELTCPIGIAGIVSKQPAAIALAVGAEILQIHHARQLLTQAARPRLSASTIQPE; encoded by the coding sequence ATGGCCGCTGACTGGCTCGCCGCCCTGTGCACGCAACTGGCCGCCGGCCAGGATATCGTGCTGGTCACCGTTGCCGGTACGCAGGGTTCGGCGCCGCGCGAGGCCGGCGCGACGATGCTGGTCGGTGCCGACAGCACTATGCTGACCATAGGCGGCGGCCATCTCGAATGGCAGGCCATCGCCCAGGCCCGGCGCCGCCTGACGGCTGAGAACAGCCGCCCGCAAGTGCAGCGCTACAACCTCGGCGCCCGCCTCGGCCAGTGTTGCGGCGGCGTCGTCTGGCTGTTGTTCGAGAACATCGCGGCGAGCAGCCTGGCCGAATGGCAGGCGCGCCGGGATGCCGTCGAAGGCGGTGCCAGCCTGCAGCGCCGGCTCGATCACCGGGCCGCTGCGTCGAGCTGGACGCCGGATGGCGAACACGCCGTGACCAAACTGGTGGGCGGCCCGGAAGAATGGCAATTCAGCCAGAAAATAGCGGTCGACCGCTTCCCGGTGTGGATTTTCGGCGCCGGTCACGTCGCGCAAGCGCTGGTCCGCCAGTTGCAGCCGCTCGGCTGCGCGATCAGCTGGATAGACAGCCGCGACGAAGCCTTCGCCGACCTCGCCACCGACGGCATCGACACCCGCCTCACTGACACGCCGGAGAGCGAAGTCGCGCAGGCCCCGGCCGGCACTTTCTTCATCATCATGACGCACAGCCACACGCTGGATTTTGCGCTGTGCGAAGCGGTCTACCGCCGGCGCGACTTTGCCTACTTCGGCCTGATCGGCTCGCAGAGCAAACGCGCCTCCTTCGAGCACCGCCTGCTCGACCGCGGTCTGGCGCGCGAACGCCTGGAAGAACTGACCTGTCCGATCGGCATTGCCGGCATCGTCAGCAAACAACCCGCCGCCATCGCACTCGCCGTCGGCGCCGAAATCCTGCAGATACACCACGCCCGCCAACTGCTGACCCAGGCCGCCCGCCCACGCCTGTCCGCCAGCACCATCCAACCGGAGTAG
- a CDS encoding ABC transporter ATP-binding protein, translating to MMPPPDPRLQLLHITKRYPSVVANSDVSLTVMPGEIHAILGENGAGKSTLMKIIYGAVKADDGEMMWDGRQVAVANPAQARKLGIGMVFQHFSLFETLSVVENIALVLDEPFDLPALAARVKEVSERYGLPLDPYRSVHSLSVGERQRVEIVRCLLQDPKLLILDEPTSVLTPQAVQKLFETLRRLASEGVSILYISHKLHEIKSLCDSATIMRGGKVTGTAIPRDETPASLARLMIGRELPVCAAPIYHGENRPILEVDRLSLVSDDPFGTTLENISLTVNAGEILGIAGISGNGQAELLAALSGETTGQRDAIRLEGQAIGHLDAGQRRAHGLVFVPEERLGRGAVPALSLSRNALLTAHRQGMKQWGLVSYRKAKEFAEQCIARFDVRCGGPGSAARSLSGGNLQKFIVGREIMLAPKLMIVAQPTWGVDVGAAAFLRQTLLDLSRTGVAILVISEELEELFEISDRIAVLAAGKLSAAQPKAATNAESVGLQMSGLFKETAQPTESGHAPA from the coding sequence ATGATGCCCCCGCCCGATCCCCGCCTCCAGTTGCTGCACATCACCAAACGCTATCCCAGCGTGGTGGCCAATTCCGACGTCAGCCTGACGGTGATGCCGGGTGAAATCCACGCCATCCTCGGCGAGAACGGCGCCGGCAAGAGCACGCTGATGAAGATCATCTACGGCGCGGTCAAGGCCGACGACGGCGAGATGATGTGGGACGGCCGCCAGGTTGCCGTCGCCAACCCGGCGCAGGCGCGCAAGCTGGGCATCGGCATGGTTTTCCAGCATTTCTCGCTGTTCGAGACGCTGTCGGTGGTCGAGAACATCGCCCTGGTCCTCGACGAACCCTTCGACCTGCCGGCGCTGGCGGCGCGCGTCAAGGAGGTGTCGGAGCGCTACGGCCTGCCGCTTGACCCTTACCGCAGCGTGCATAGTCTGTCGGTCGGCGAACGCCAGCGCGTCGAGATCGTGCGCTGCCTGCTGCAGGACCCGAAACTCTTGATCCTCGACGAGCCGACCTCGGTGCTGACGCCGCAGGCCGTGCAGAAACTGTTCGAAACCCTGCGCCGGCTGGCTTCGGAAGGCGTCTCCATCCTCTACATCAGCCACAAGCTGCACGAAATCAAGTCGCTGTGCGACAGCGCCACCATCATGCGCGGCGGCAAGGTCACCGGCACCGCGATTCCGCGCGACGAAACGCCGGCCAGCTTGGCGCGCCTGATGATCGGGCGCGAGCTGCCGGTCTGTGCAGCGCCCATTTACCACGGTGAAAATCGGCCAATTCTCGAGGTCGACCGCCTGAGCCTCGTCTCCGACGATCCGTTCGGCACGACGCTGGAAAACATCTCGCTGACCGTGAACGCCGGCGAAATCCTCGGCATCGCCGGCATTTCCGGCAACGGTCAGGCCGAACTGCTGGCTGCGCTGTCCGGCGAAACGACCGGCCAGCGCGACGCGATCCGCCTCGAAGGCCAGGCCATCGGCCACCTCGATGCCGGCCAGCGGCGCGCCCATGGCCTGGTTTTCGTCCCGGAAGAGCGGCTCGGCCGCGGCGCCGTGCCGGCCCTGTCGCTGTCGCGCAATGCGCTGCTCACGGCGCACCGCCAGGGCATGAAGCAGTGGGGCCTGGTCAGCTACCGCAAGGCGAAGGAATTTGCCGAGCAGTGCATCGCCCGCTTCGACGTGCGCTGCGGCGGGCCGGGCTCGGCGGCACGCTCGCTGTCCGGCGGCAACTTGCAGAAATTCATCGTCGGCCGCGAAATCATGCTCGCCCCCAAGCTGATGATCGTCGCCCAGCCGACCTGGGGTGTCGATGTCGGCGCCGCCGCCTTCCTGCGCCAGACGCTGCTCGACCTGTCGCGCACCGGCGTCGCCATCCTGGTCATTTCGGAAGAACTCGAGGAATTGTTCGAGATCAGCGACCGCATCGCCGTGCTCGCTGCCGGCAAGCTTTCCGCCGCCCAGCCCAAGGCGGCGACCAATGCCGAATCAGTCGGTCTGCAGATGTCCGGCCTTTTCAAAGAAACCGCCCAGCCCACGGAGTCCGGCCATGCACCTGCTTGA
- a CDS encoding ABC transporter permease — protein sequence MHLLEPRAQPSQLMRWTAPLIAIVATLLAGSLLFWALDKSPIASFQVFFIEPLTTSYGWSELLIKACPLILIAQGLAIGFKARIYNIGAEGQLIVGALFGGGVAIYFDGSDSAWVIPAMVVAGALGGALWGALPALLKTRFNAEETLTTLMLTYVATFILSYMVNGPWRDPDGMNFPQSIMFGDNALFGILLEGSRVNTSVFITLFAVLAFWLFNARSFLSYQLEVGGQAPAASRYAGFSAKQTVWFSLVISGLTAGLAGVGEVAGPVGQLNLNISPGYGFAAIIVAYLGRLHALGIVLAGCLMALIYLGGEAAQVSLQMPAAITGIFQGMLLFFLLGADAFIDNRLRKPIR from the coding sequence ATGCACCTGCTTGAACCCCGCGCCCAGCCGTCGCAGTTGATGCGCTGGACGGCGCCCCTGATCGCCATCGTCGCCACGCTGCTCGCCGGCTCCCTCCTGTTCTGGGCGCTCGACAAATCGCCCATCGCCTCCTTCCAGGTTTTCTTCATCGAACCGCTGACCACCAGCTACGGCTGGAGCGAACTGCTGATCAAGGCCTGCCCGCTGATCCTGATCGCCCAGGGCCTGGCCATCGGCTTCAAGGCGCGCATCTACAACATTGGCGCCGAAGGCCAGTTGATCGTCGGCGCCCTGTTCGGCGGCGGCGTCGCGATCTACTTCGACGGCAGCGATTCGGCCTGGGTGATTCCGGCCATGGTCGTCGCCGGCGCGCTCGGCGGCGCCTTGTGGGGCGCCCTGCCGGCGCTGCTCAAGACACGCTTCAACGCCGAGGAAACGCTGACCACGCTGATGCTGACCTACGTCGCCACCTTCATCCTCTCCTACATGGTCAACGGCCCCTGGCGCGACCCGGACGGGATGAACTTCCCGCAATCGATCATGTTCGGCGACAACGCGCTGTTCGGCATCCTGCTCGAAGGCTCGCGCGTCAATACCTCGGTCTTCATCACGCTGTTCGCGGTGCTCGCCTTCTGGCTGTTCAATGCCAGGAGTTTCCTGTCCTACCAGCTCGAAGTCGGTGGCCAGGCGCCGGCCGCCTCGCGCTACGCCGGCTTTTCGGCGAAGCAGACGGTGTGGTTCAGCCTGGTCATCTCCGGCCTGACCGCCGGTCTGGCCGGGGTCGGTGAAGTCGCCGGACCGGTCGGCCAGTTGAACCTCAATATCTCGCCGGGCTACGGTTTCGCGGCGATCATCGTCGCCTACCTTGGCCGCCTGCACGCGCTCGGCATCGTCCTCGCCGGCTGCCTGATGGCGCTGATCTACCTTGGCGGCGAAGCGGCCCAGGTCAGCCTGCAGATGCCGGCGGCGATTACCGGCATCTTCCAGGGCATGCTGCTCTTCTTCCTGCTCGGCGCCGATGCCTTCATCGACAACCGCCTGCGCAAACCCATCCGCTAG
- a CDS encoding ABC transporter permease, which yields MIDSLIPVLAGAIAAATPLIFAGLGELVAERTGVINLGVEGMMLTGAIAGFALAAETGYGAAAGLPAGAIAGAATAMIFAFFALSLAANQAACGLALTIFGIGLSAFIGQHYVSYSLPGLQPIAIPLLADIPVIGPVLFKQDAVVYLSFIAFAVVAWTLAKTRLGLLLKAVGESPDAAHAIGYPVLGIRYGAVAFGGAMAGIAGAYLSTVYTPLWVQNMSAGRGWIAVALVVFATWKPTRLLLGAYLFGAVTILQFHAQGLGIDVPVQFLAALPYAATIVVLVVISRDRKLLQLNLPASLGKPFLP from the coding sequence ATGATCGACAGCCTGATTCCCGTCCTCGCCGGCGCCATTGCCGCCGCCACCCCGCTGATCTTCGCCGGCCTCGGCGAACTGGTCGCCGAACGCACCGGCGTCATCAACCTCGGCGTCGAAGGCATGATGCTGACCGGCGCCATCGCCGGCTTCGCGCTCGCCGCCGAAACCGGCTACGGTGCCGCCGCCGGCCTGCCCGCCGGTGCCATCGCCGGCGCTGCGACGGCGATGATCTTCGCCTTCTTCGCCCTGTCGCTGGCCGCCAACCAGGCCGCCTGCGGCCTCGCCCTGACCATCTTCGGCATCGGCCTCTCCGCCTTCATCGGCCAGCACTACGTCAGCTACAGCCTGCCCGGCCTTCAACCCATCGCCATTCCGCTGCTCGCCGACATCCCGGTCATCGGACCTGTGCTGTTCAAGCAGGATGCCGTCGTCTATCTGTCCTTCATCGCCTTCGCCGTCGTCGCCTGGACCCTGGCCAAGACCCGCCTCGGCCTGCTGCTCAAGGCGGTCGGCGAATCGCCGGACGCGGCGCATGCGATCGGCTATCCGGTGCTCGGCATCCGCTACGGCGCGGTCGCCTTCGGCGGCGCCATGGCCGGCATCGCCGGCGCCTACCTGTCCACCGTCTATACGCCGCTGTGGGTCCAGAACATGAGTGCCGGGCGTGGCTGGATCGCCGTCGCGCTGGTCGTTTTCGCGACCTGGAAACCGACCCGCCTGCTGCTCGGCGCCTATCTGTTCGGCGCCGTCACCATCCTGCAGTTCCACGCGCAGGGTCTGGGCATCGACGTACCGGTGCAATTCCTCGCCGCGCTGCCGTATGCTGCAACCATCGTCGTGCTGGTCGTCATTTCGCGCGACCGCAAACTGCTCCAGCTCAACCTGCCGGCCTCGCTCGGCAAGCCTTTCCTGCCCTGA
- a CDS encoding 8-oxoguanine deaminase, which translates to MTTLLLKDADVLVTMDAARREIPGGGVFIRDGVIEAVGSSDQLPATADQVISLAGTVALPGLVNTHHHMYQSLTRAIPGAQDAELFGWLRRLYPIWAGLTPEMIKISTLTAMAELILSGCTTSSDHLYLYPNGSRLDDSIEAAATIGMRFHAARGSMSVGESQGGLPPDRLVESEAAILKDTQRLIETWHDPKRHAMQRIVVAPCSPFSVSRELMRDAAEMARSYGVSLHTHLAENDNDVAYSREKFGMTPAEYAESLGWVGHDVWHAHCVKLDAPGIALFARSGTGVAHCPCSNMRLASGIAPIPAMRAAGVNVGLGVDGCASNDAAHLLGEARQAMLLARVGHGPAAMNARQALELATLGGAKVLGRDDIGALAPGMSADLVAFPTGGLDLAGAAVHDPVAALVFCTPQSVRHSIINGKPVVADGQLLPLDLQPLVATHNRLARQLANGSH; encoded by the coding sequence ATGACCACGCTTTTACTGAAAGACGCCGACGTCCTCGTCACCATGGATGCCGCCCGCCGCGAAATTCCCGGCGGCGGCGTTTTCATCCGCGACGGCGTGATCGAGGCGGTCGGCAGCAGCGATCAACTGCCGGCCACTGCCGACCAGGTGATTTCGCTGGCCGGCACGGTTGCCCTGCCCGGCCTGGTCAACACGCACCACCACATGTACCAGAGCCTGACCCGCGCCATCCCCGGCGCCCAGGACGCCGAACTGTTCGGCTGGCTGCGCCGCCTGTACCCGATCTGGGCCGGGCTGACGCCGGAAATGATCAAAATTTCGACGTTGACCGCCATGGCCGAGCTGATCCTCTCCGGCTGCACGACCTCGAGCGATCATCTCTACCTCTACCCGAACGGCAGCCGCCTCGACGACTCGATTGAAGCCGCAGCCACCATCGGCATGCGCTTCCACGCGGCGCGCGGCAGCATGAGCGTCGGCGAAAGCCAGGGCGGCCTGCCGCCGGACCGGCTGGTCGAGAGCGAAGCGGCGATCCTGAAAGACACGCAGCGCCTGATCGAAACCTGGCACGACCCCAAGCGCCACGCCATGCAGCGCATCGTCGTCGCGCCTTGCTCGCCGTTTTCGGTCAGCCGCGAGCTGATGCGCGACGCCGCCGAGATGGCGCGCAGCTACGGGGTTTCGCTACATACCCACCTCGCCGAGAACGACAACGACGTCGCCTACAGCCGCGAAAAATTCGGCATGACGCCGGCCGAATACGCCGAATCGCTGGGCTGGGTCGGCCACGACGTCTGGCACGCCCACTGCGTTAAGCTCGACGCGCCGGGCATAGCTCTCTTTGCGCGCAGCGGCACTGGCGTCGCGCATTGCCCCTGCTCGAACATGCGCCTGGCTTCCGGCATTGCGCCGATCCCGGCAATGCGCGCAGCCGGCGTCAATGTCGGCCTCGGCGTCGATGGCTGCGCCTCGAACGACGCCGCCCACCTGCTCGGCGAAGCCCGCCAGGCGATGTTGCTCGCCCGCGTCGGCCATGGCCCGGCGGCAATGAACGCCCGTCAGGCGCTGGAACTCGCGACGCTGGGCGGCGCCAAGGTGCTCGGCCGCGACGACATCGGTGCTCTGGCGCCCGGCATGAGTGCCGACCTCGTCGCCTTCCCGACCGGCGGCCTCGATCTGGCCGGCGCCGCCGTGCATGACCCGGTCGCGGCGCTGGTTTTCTGCACGCCGCAGTCGGTGCGCCATTCCATCATCAACGGCAAGCCGGTCGTCGCTGACGGCCAGTTGCTGCCGCTCGACCTGCAACCGCTGGTCGCCACCCACAACCGCCTGGCCCGGCAGCTGGCCAACGGCAGCCACTGA
- the guaD gene encoding guanine deaminase: MSTPQISRFQLVRGQVLHFLADPGEQDDADSYQYFRDGALWIVDGHIADLGPWVGVQARVAPEDLAAAEVFNYGDRLILPGLVDTHCHYPQSGIIASFGRQLLDWLNDYTFPAEAAFSDPAVGAATAEYFIERMLAHGTTTASVFSTVHPESVDAFMAAAKKRDLRMLTGKVMMDRNAPANLMDTVADAERDSLALIERWHGKGRLRYSITPRFAPTSSPEQLALAGELYKSKPDLHVQSHLAENPAEIAWVGQLFPHCRDYLDVYQHYGLLGPRTIYGHCIHLAPVEIEEMARYGAAAAFCPTSNLFLGSGFFNHPAAADAGIRVGLATDVGGGTSFSLIRTLGEAYKVSQLHQRPLAPLRAWFLATLGGAQALYLDEFIGNFARGKEADFVVLDPRATPELAFRLKGSERLAEKLFALMILGDERCVVATHVMGKPAFQQ; the protein is encoded by the coding sequence ATGAGCACTCCGCAAATCTCCCGTTTCCAGCTTGTCCGCGGCCAGGTGCTGCATTTCCTCGCCGACCCCGGCGAACAGGACGACGCCGACAGCTACCAGTATTTTCGCGACGGCGCACTGTGGATCGTCGACGGCCATATCGCCGATCTCGGCCCCTGGGTCGGCGTCCAGGCCCGCGTTGCACCGGAGGATCTCGCTGCAGCCGAAGTCTTCAACTACGGCGACCGCCTGATCCTGCCCGGTCTGGTCGACACCCACTGCCATTACCCGCAATCCGGCATCATCGCCTCGTTCGGCCGGCAATTGCTTGACTGGCTGAACGACTACACCTTCCCGGCCGAAGCGGCCTTCAGCGACCCGGCGGTCGGCGCTGCCACCGCAGAATATTTCATCGAGCGCATGCTGGCGCACGGCACGACGACGGCCTCGGTGTTTTCGACAGTGCATCCGGAGTCGGTCGATGCCTTCATGGCCGCGGCGAAAAAGCGTGATTTACGGATGTTGACCGGTAAGGTCATGATGGACCGCAACGCCCCGGCCAACCTGATGGATACCGTCGCCGACGCCGAGCGCGACAGCCTGGCACTGATCGAGCGCTGGCATGGCAAGGGCCGCCTGCGCTACAGCATCACGCCGCGCTTCGCGCCGACTTCCAGCCCCGAGCAACTGGCGCTGGCCGGCGAGCTTTACAAGAGCAAGCCCGATCTGCACGTGCAGTCGCACCTCGCCGAAAACCCGGCGGAAATCGCCTGGGTCGGCCAGCTCTTTCCGCATTGCCGCGACTACCTCGACGTCTATCAGCATTACGGCCTGCTCGGCCCGCGCACGATCTACGGCCACTGCATCCACCTCGCGCCCGTCGAAATCGAGGAAATGGCCCGCTACGGCGCGGCGGCGGCTTTCTGCCCGACTTCCAACCTCTTCCTCGGCAGCGGCTTCTTCAACCATCCGGCGGCGGCCGATGCCGGCATCCGCGTCGGGCTGGCCACCGATGTCGGCGGCGGCACCTCGTTCAGCCTGATCCGCACGCTGGGCGAAGCCTACAAGGTGTCGCAACTGCACCAGCGCCCGCTGGCACCGCTGCGCGCCTGGTTCCTCGCCACGCTGGGCGGCGCCCAGGCGCTCTACCTCGATGAATTCATCGGCAATTTTGCCAGGGGCAAGGAAGCCGACTTCGTCGTCCTCGACCCGCGCGCCACGCCGGAACTGGCTTTCCGCCTCAAGGGCAGCGAACGCCTGGCCGAGAAGCTGTTCGCGTTGATGATCCTCGGCGACGAACGCTGCGTCGTCGCCACGCATGTCATGGGCAAGCCGGCCTTTCAACAGTAA
- a CDS encoding alpha/beta hydrolase produces MKRLHLCAIGLALLLGLSEASLAGPLLDRLRERRAEQGSSAAGSTLPAGVERLENIAYGSDPAQAFDVYLPPNAQNAPVIFMVHGGAWAVGDKAMGRVVDAKVARWVSRGFIFISANYRMLPSAPPDVQLRDVALAVATAQRKAGEWGGDARRFILMGHSAGAHLVALLAATPHPAYAPDLQPVLGTVALDSAAMNVVEIMSQKHYRLYDKPFGTDPAYWRSMSPTLNLAAGAAPLLAVCSSRRDESCGQASQFAGRAGQLGVRAEVLRQDLSHGDINTQLGMPGAYTAAVETFLASLDGEVAHRLR; encoded by the coding sequence ATGAAACGACTGCACCTGTGCGCCATCGGCCTGGCCCTGCTGCTCGGCCTGAGCGAAGCCAGCCTGGCCGGCCCGCTGCTTGATCGCCTGCGTGAACGGCGGGCGGAGCAAGGCAGCAGCGCGGCTGGTTCCACCCTGCCGGCCGGTGTCGAGCGCCTGGAGAACATCGCCTACGGCAGCGATCCGGCGCAGGCTTTCGACGTCTATCTGCCGCCGAATGCGCAGAATGCGCCGGTGATCTTCATGGTGCATGGCGGTGCCTGGGCGGTCGGCGACAAGGCGATGGGCCGCGTTGTCGACGCCAAGGTGGCGCGTTGGGTCAGTCGCGGTTTCATCTTCATCTCGGCCAATTACCGCATGCTGCCGAGTGCGCCGCCCGACGTGCAGTTGCGCGACGTGGCCCTGGCCGTGGCGACGGCACAGCGCAAGGCAGGCGAATGGGGCGGCGATGCGCGGCGTTTCATCCTGATGGGCCATTCGGCCGGGGCGCATCTCGTCGCGCTGCTCGCCGCCACGCCGCATCCGGCCTACGCGCCGGACCTGCAGCCGGTGCTCGGCACGGTGGCGCTGGACAGTGCGGCGATGAACGTCGTCGAGATCATGAGCCAGAAACACTACCGCCTCTACGACAAGCCCTTCGGGACTGATCCGGCCTATTGGCGCAGCATGTCGCCGACGCTGAACCTGGCGGCCGGTGCCGCGCCGCTGCTCGCCGTCTGCTCCAGCCGGCGCGATGAGTCCTGCGGCCAGGCCAGCCAGTTCGCCGGGCGCGCCGGGCAACTCGGCGTGCGTGCCGAAGTGCTGCGTCAGGATCTGTCGCACGGCGATATCAATACTCAGCTGGGGATGCCGGGCGCTTACACGGCGGCGGTCGAAACCTTTCTGGCCAGCCTGGACGGCGAAGTGGCGCACCGGCTGCGCTGA